In Ferroplasma sp., a single window of DNA contains:
- the tgtA gene encoding tRNA guanosine(15) transglycosylase TgtA: MQMFFKEGLARIGKFTTPHGDIETPTVMPVINPNLNFLSQEELKSIGVQAVITNSYIIKRTASLEQEALKSGVHRLINFDGPIMTDSGTFQSYVYGDIEYSNSEIVEFQKKIGSDIITILDIFTKPQDSYDQAKAAVYETYRRLREVNTEDSIIAGPIQGSVYPDLRVESAKMMSEASYLPIGGVVPLLESYRYSDLVNVIINSKINSDFSKPVHLFGGGHPMFFAFSVLLGVDIFDSASYIKYAKDNRVLYTEGTRNLKEIRDFPEWSPLFNKYSPTELIRADEKTRLKLLSMHNLKAIFNEITEIKERIYENTLYQYVEEKSMAHPALYSAYMEMLKHDLKPYWNISLKSPLYFFNYITYKNIFIRRLADFTESYISNGKKTLLINSKQWRHGFPVSSDIINSYETTDYNFLVQWNDIFIPIELENTYPVSQMVSSGIVDRDYTERYVNWLKSINSDIHSYSPSICGNSRIRRYTHTKINTVFKFQFHTEMDLFKESDFIVKSRATGHIRNIKRDGKIIATMRNDGFLTLSIYGGVLLNDMLDFPYSRVIVSQDSGEFNSQGYNVFFKFIEDCDKDIIPGNEVMVTDSGGNLFAVGHATVSGKEMKFYREGIAVKVHEGIKKF; encoded by the coding sequence ATGCAGATGTTTTTCAAGGAAGGGCTGGCAAGGATAGGAAAATTCACCACACCACATGGTGATATAGAAACACCAACAGTAATGCCGGTCATAAACCCGAATCTAAACTTTCTCTCGCAGGAAGAATTAAAATCTATAGGAGTCCAGGCAGTTATTACCAATAGTTATATTATAAAACGAACGGCATCACTTGAGCAGGAGGCCCTAAAATCTGGGGTGCACAGGCTCATAAATTTTGATGGTCCCATAATGACCGATTCCGGCACATTCCAGAGCTATGTTTACGGGGACATAGAGTACAGTAACAGTGAAATCGTGGAATTCCAGAAAAAAATAGGAAGCGATATCATCACGATTCTTGACATATTCACCAAACCACAGGATAGCTACGATCAGGCAAAAGCTGCAGTATATGAAACCTATAGAAGGCTAAGGGAGGTAAATACAGAGGACTCCATAATAGCAGGGCCGATTCAGGGCTCAGTGTATCCGGATTTGAGAGTTGAATCTGCAAAAATGATGTCTGAGGCATCATATCTCCCCATCGGCGGGGTGGTACCACTCCTGGAGTCATACAGATACAGTGACCTTGTAAATGTAATTATAAACTCAAAGATAAATTCAGACTTTTCAAAACCCGTGCATCTTTTTGGTGGCGGCCATCCTATGTTCTTCGCCTTTTCTGTTCTGCTGGGTGTGGACATATTTGACTCCGCCTCATACATAAAATACGCAAAGGATAATCGTGTGCTATACACAGAAGGCACCAGAAACCTGAAGGAAATCAGGGATTTTCCTGAATGGAGCCCTCTTTTTAATAAATATTCCCCTACGGAATTGATCAGGGCAGATGAAAAGACCCGGCTGAAATTACTTTCCATGCATAATCTCAAGGCAATATTCAACGAAATTACGGAAATTAAGGAGCGTATTTATGAAAACACACTATATCAGTATGTGGAGGAAAAATCAATGGCACATCCTGCACTTTATAGTGCATATATGGAAATGCTGAAACACGACCTTAAACCATACTGGAACATTTCACTGAAATCCCCCCTGTACTTTTTCAACTATATAACATATAAAAACATCTTTATCAGGCGCCTTGCTGATTTTACTGAATCCTACATAAGCAATGGCAAAAAAACATTACTTATTAACTCTAAACAGTGGAGGCATGGATTTCCCGTATCCAGTGACATAATAAACTCTTACGAAACAACTGATTATAACTTCCTTGTCCAGTGGAATGATATATTCATTCCCATAGAACTTGAAAATACATATCCTGTAAGCCAGATGGTTTCCTCAGGAATTGTGGATCGTGATTATACAGAAAGGTATGTGAACTGGTTGAAATCAATAAATTCCGATATCCATTCATACAGCCCATCAATATGTGGTAATTCCCGTATCAGAAGATACACGCATACAAAAATAAACACAGTATTTAAATTTCAGTTTCACACTGAAATGGATCTTTTTAAAGAATCAGATTTTATTGTGAAATCCCGTGCCACAGGGCATATAAGGAATATCAAGAGGGATGGCAAAATTATTGCCACCATGAGAAACGACGGATTTTTGACACTATCTATCTATGGCGGGGTACTTCTCAACGATATGCTTGACTTTCCATATTCAAGAGTGATAGTTAGCCAGGACAGTGGGGAGTTCAATTCACAGGGATATAATGTATTCTTCAAATTCATTGAAGACTGCGATAAGGATATAATCCCCGGGAATGAGGTTATGGTCACTGATTCCGGTGGAAATCTATTTGCAGTAGGGCACGCAACAGTATCTGGAAAGGAAATGAAATTTTACAGGGAGGGGATAGCTGTAAAGGTTCATGAAGGCATTAAAAAATTCTAA
- a CDS encoding divalent metal cation transporter has translation MDANALTKRKKFLSKDTLLMFGPAWLVMMADMDASSYIGAAQTGATLGYGLIWLMLVLIIPLYVVQELAGRISIATRSGLGEVVRENYGKRVASIVAMPMALTDMFTYGIEYLGIGIGLEIMGLSLYYTIPVIYIIHILIVTRKRYNQAEKPLLIISLILIVALLASLFYRGIMPLSSPMSNPLLIKPAAGYFFLLAANVGAVIMPFMIFFQASATGLKLTDMSKIGISIKSHRSVKIMRRETLVGAIVTELLMVIAEMAFTGIPHAASSSFFATPQELGKVLVPIAGSLSPFIFGIGIIAAGFIALITISLGSAWGIAESLNISKKSYWLVYVLESLPAVIAVIIINPSSLIALVLYLLIFFVFTLVAPMIMLWIIGRNKKIMGELVLSRKNEALYLAMFILIISTAVIAVATSL, from the coding sequence ATGGATGCAAATGCCCTAACAAAAAGAAAAAAATTCCTTAGCAAGGATACACTGCTCATGTTCGGCCCGGCGTGGCTTGTCATGATGGCAGACATGGATGCGTCGTCGTATATAGGAGCGGCACAAACCGGTGCAACCCTTGGATACGGATTAATATGGCTTATGCTGGTACTTATTATACCTCTTTATGTGGTCCAGGAGCTTGCAGGCAGGATCAGCATTGCCACAAGAAGTGGATTGGGAGAGGTGGTAAGGGAAAATTATGGGAAGAGGGTAGCATCAATTGTTGCAATGCCCATGGCATTAACTGATATGTTTACCTACGGAATCGAATATCTGGGGATAGGCATCGGGCTGGAGATAATGGGCCTGTCCCTATATTATACTATCCCGGTGATATATATTATCCATATATTGATTGTTACCAGAAAAAGGTATAACCAGGCCGAAAAACCCTTACTCATAATATCACTTATACTTATCGTTGCTCTTCTGGCCTCCTTATTCTATCGTGGAATTATGCCATTATCATCACCAATGTCAAATCCACTGCTTATTAAACCTGCTGCAGGCTATTTCTTTTTGCTTGCTGCAAATGTGGGCGCAGTAATAATGCCATTTATGATATTCTTTCAGGCATCTGCAACGGGATTAAAATTAACGGATATGAGTAAGATTGGTATCAGCATAAAGAGTCACAGATCGGTGAAAATAATGCGCAGGGAGACCCTGGTTGGAGCCATAGTGACAGAGTTATTAATGGTAATAGCTGAGATGGCGTTTACAGGAATACCACATGCAGCGAGTTCATCGTTCTTTGCAACACCCCAGGAACTTGGCAAAGTCCTGGTTCCAATTGCCGGTTCCCTTTCGCCCTTCATATTCGGGATAGGAATTATTGCCGCAGGATTTATAGCACTGATTACTATATCGCTGGGAAGTGCCTGGGGAATTGCTGAATCCCTGAATATTTCTAAAAAATCTTACTGGCTTGTATATGTACTTGAAAGTTTACCCGCCGTCATTGCAGTCATCATTATTAACCCCTCAAGCTTAATAGCATTGGTTCTTTATCTTCTAATATTCTTTGTTTTTACACTTGTGGCACCAATGATAATGTTATGGATTATAGGAAGAAACAAAAAAATAATGGGGGAACTTGTCCTATCAAGGAAAAATGAGGCGTTGTATCTGGCCATGTTTATTCTTATTATATCAACTGCTGTCATCGCCGTGGCAACTTCATTATAA
- a CDS encoding alcohol dehydrogenase catalytic domain-containing protein, whose translation MKAFILKEPEKLEIVDIEPKEPDDNEVQIRTMACGICGTDFHAYHGKHLAVTYPVIPGHELSGIVAKTGRNVKSFHPGDHVVVDPNITCGHCDYCKEGKENFCENMRSVGINYPGGYGEYVTVPEKVVYRVPDGMDFKHAAMSEPVACIIHAFETTDVHLGGSAIILGTGFIGLTFLQILKGMGYYPVHIMGRNPIRNKLAAKYGADALYTSADEIMNSPLIGKANLVIEATGDNSVLARTVDMVAPSGKIFAFSVYPPGENVGINANKIYSKEISIFGDFINPYTMKKAINMISSGLIDCTGMEDHIIGLNDIGTLFKSGKKDFIKPVISYYS comes from the coding sequence ATGAAAGCTTTTATTTTGAAAGAACCGGAAAAGCTTGAAATTGTAGATATAGAACCTAAAGAACCGGATGATAACGAAGTCCAGATTAGAACAATGGCATGTGGAATATGTGGAACTGATTTTCATGCATATCATGGAAAGCATCTTGCAGTGACATACCCGGTAATCCCAGGCCATGAATTAAGCGGCATCGTGGCAAAAACCGGAAGGAACGTGAAATCTTTCCATCCAGGTGATCATGTTGTGGTTGATCCGAATATTACATGCGGGCACTGTGATTACTGTAAGGAGGGAAAGGAAAATTTCTGTGAGAATATGAGAAGCGTTGGAATAAACTACCCTGGCGGATACGGAGAGTATGTTACTGTGCCGGAAAAGGTGGTTTACAGAGTACCTGATGGCATGGATTTTAAGCATGCAGCAATGTCAGAACCGGTAGCATGCATTATACACGCTTTTGAAACAACAGATGTCCATCTCGGAGGATCTGCAATTATTCTCGGTACAGGTTTTATAGGACTCACCTTTCTTCAAATCTTAAAGGGCATGGGTTACTATCCAGTACATATAATGGGTCGAAATCCGATCAGAAATAAACTTGCTGCAAAATATGGAGCAGATGCCCTGTATACAAGTGCTGATGAGATAATGAACAGCCCACTTATTGGGAAAGCAAATTTAGTAATCGAAGCAACAGGGGATAACAGTGTACTGGCCAGAACAGTTGATATGGTTGCCCCCTCTGGAAAGATATTTGCCTTCTCTGTATATCCTCCTGGAGAAAATGTAGGCATAAATGCAAATAAAATTTACAGCAAAGAAATTTCCATCTTCGGTGATTTCATAAATCCATATACAATGAAGAAAGCAATAAACATGATAAGCTCCGGGCTTATTGATTGCACTGGAATGGAAGACCATATAATAGGATTAAATGATATAGGCACTTTATTTAAATCTGGAAAAAAGGATTTTATCAAGCCTGTTATTTCTTATTATTCGTAG
- a CDS encoding MarR family transcriptional regulator codes for MERTITIWSLLDSILTEYGSRIKDKIGEYSLTRTDYKLLYLVSNEPRNMKYLADELSLAKGWVTDITDGLEQMGLVRRIHSNDDRRVINIQITDKGLKVFNEIQCIIKTIINDSVSSLPPEDVEQLCNILEKIDINLKSTNNKK; via the coding sequence ATGGAGAGAACTATTACAATATGGTCACTGCTTGATAGCATCCTTACAGAATACGGTTCAAGGATAAAAGATAAAATAGGGGAATACTCTCTTACCAGAACTGATTATAAACTCCTGTATCTGGTAAGCAATGAGCCAAGGAACATGAAATACCTTGCTGATGAACTTTCCCTAGCAAAAGGCTGGGTCACTGATATCACCGATGGCCTGGAACAGATGGGGCTGGTCAGAAGGATACACAGCAACGATGACCGCAGGGTAATAAATATACAGATAACAGATAAGGGTCTCAAAGTATTTAACGAAATACAGTGCATAATTAAAACAATTATAAACGACTCTGTTTCATCACTTCCTCCAGAGGATGTTGAACAGCTCTGCAATATTCTAGAAAAAATAGATATAAACTTAAAATCTACGAATAATAAGAAATAA
- a CDS encoding MFS transporter: protein MVQEKWVALSNTTMGVLMATINMSILIIALPAIFTGIKLNPLQPNSFVYLLWILMGYMIVTAVLLVTIGRLSDMFGRVRLFNMGFAIFTVGSILLYLTPGKGDTGALELIFFRIIQAVGGSFIFANSYAIITDNFKKEERGFALGINAIAATAGMSIGIVVGGVLATINWRYIFLVSVPVGILGTVWSYLKLKETSPKKKQRLDIPGNITFAGGLIIFLVGVTYGIAPYKSSAMGWGNPWVQVALIVGAILLIAFPFVERKVKQPMFNLSLFRIRGFTAGSFAGMISSMGMMGFMFMIIILFQGIWLPIHGYHYASVPFWAGIYMLPMTVAMGIFGPIAGRYSDTHGQRWLASSGLIVSGVALLLLVLLPADFIYIFMAILLFMFGAGMGMFTAPNTSAVMSSVPADVRGSASGMLTTLRNVGTTASMGIFFSILILGLTTTLPHTLSSAVYAAGGGSTLAVEMSKLPPTEAIFGALLGINPAKVILGLLPTSVVSSIPASAIATMTARTWFPTIFAPAFIKSLHIVFYAGAAIVFVGALVSIFREPLRKSKSEKADKAEAKPESSDISDRAVKMKR, encoded by the coding sequence ATGGTTCAGGAGAAATGGGTAGCTTTATCAAATACTACAATGGGAGTATTGATGGCCACTATAAACATGAGCATACTTATAATAGCACTACCGGCAATATTTACCGGAATTAAATTAAATCCTTTACAGCCAAACTCATTTGTATACCTTCTATGGATACTCATGGGATACATGATAGTAACAGCAGTACTTCTGGTTACAATAGGCAGATTATCAGATATGTTCGGCAGGGTCAGGCTTTTCAATATGGGTTTTGCCATATTCACTGTTGGCTCCATACTGCTTTACCTAACTCCGGGAAAAGGTGACACTGGTGCACTGGAGTTAATATTCTTTAGGATTATTCAGGCTGTAGGCGGGTCGTTCATATTTGCAAACAGTTATGCAATTATTACTGATAATTTCAAGAAGGAAGAAAGAGGGTTTGCACTGGGGATAAATGCCATCGCGGCCACAGCTGGAATGAGCATAGGAATAGTTGTGGGTGGAGTTCTGGCAACAATTAACTGGAGATACATATTCCTTGTGAGTGTTCCTGTGGGAATCCTGGGGACTGTGTGGTCTTACCTCAAACTGAAGGAAACATCCCCAAAAAAGAAACAGAGGCTGGATATCCCCGGAAACATAACATTTGCAGGTGGTTTAATTATATTCCTTGTGGGAGTTACATACGGGATAGCTCCATACAAGAGCAGTGCAATGGGATGGGGAAATCCGTGGGTACAGGTAGCGCTTATTGTGGGTGCCATACTTCTTATAGCATTCCCATTTGTTGAGAGAAAGGTTAAACAGCCAATGTTCAATCTCAGCTTATTCAGAATCAGGGGCTTTACTGCGGGGAGTTTCGCAGGAATGATATCCAGTATGGGGATGATGGGTTTCATGTTCATGATAATTATACTGTTCCAGGGCATATGGCTTCCTATACATGGATACCATTATGCATCAGTGCCATTCTGGGCAGGAATATATATGCTTCCAATGACAGTAGCCATGGGAATATTCGGTCCCATAGCAGGAAGATATTCTGATACACATGGTCAGAGATGGCTTGCATCATCAGGGCTCATAGTTTCCGGCGTGGCCCTCCTCCTGCTGGTACTGCTTCCTGCCGATTTCATTTATATATTCATGGCTATACTTCTCTTCATGTTTGGGGCAGGAATGGGTATGTTCACTGCACCGAATACATCTGCGGTCATGTCATCTGTGCCAGCTGATGTCAGGGGTTCTGCTTCCGGCATGTTAACAACACTGAGAAACGTCGGCACAACAGCAAGTATGGGCATATTTTTCTCAATACTTATACTTGGATTAACAACAACACTGCCCCACACTCTATCCTCCGCTGTTTATGCCGCAGGAGGAGGAAGCACACTAGCAGTAGAAATGTCAAAGCTCCCTCCCACAGAGGCTATATTCGGTGCACTTCTGGGAATCAACCCTGCAAAGGTAATACTGGGACTGCTGCCGACCAGTGTCGTTAGCAGCATTCCAGCAAGCGCCATAGCAACCATGACTGCCAGAACATGGTTCCCTACTATATTTGCACCAGCCTTCATTAAATCGCTGCACATAGTTTTCTATGCTGGTGCTGCAATAGTTTTTGTTGGGGCACTTGTATCAATTTTCCGTGAGCCGCTTAGAAAGTCAAAATCAGAAAAAGCAGATAAGGCTGAAGCAAAACCAGAAAGCTCTGACATATCTGACAGGGCAGTGAAGATGAAGAGGTAA
- a CDS encoding ribosome biogenesis/translation initiation ATPase RLI, with the protein MHIAILDRERCHPKKCNHECRYYCPPVRNGAKTIEFPGQSDDFPVITESLCIGCGICVKRCPFDAIKIVSIPDELNKNIVHQYGIDSFRLYSLPELGTGRVNAILGQNALGKTTTMNILSGVLIPNFGDIERKDDQDFVIDKFSKSIMGQYFRDLYSGKKKAVLKNQYVDLIPRVVKGTVREIMKNNDHGNMDIIIDELAMSSSLDRDIKELSGGELQKLAVGITLMKDADIYLFDEASSYLDINERLRISEIIRELSKSKTVLVVEHDLAILDKMADQINLVYGSPGAYGVITKEKSTNKAINAFLSGYIREENVRIRPASIDFTVKSSKRTSVTTRVTSWTAMEKQYGNFKLNIGEGYINREEIIGVLGQNALGKTTFVKILSGVIKPDSGSVENELRIAYKPQYISSDYDGTVYELLSNALKEKMEDVFIKNEILSPLNIEELYDKDMGDLSGGELQRTSIALTLATDADLYLIDEPSAHLDSSYRMSVARIIRRVMENNKKSAIVVDHDIYLIDLISDALIVFKGDQGVYGESIGPMGMREGMNTFLKELGITFRRDEITKRPRINKLNSALDRQQKAEGEYYYMK; encoded by the coding sequence ATGCATATAGCTATTTTAGACAGGGAAAGATGCCATCCGAAAAAATGCAACCACGAATGCAGGTATTACTGCCCCCCTGTCAGGAACGGGGCAAAGACAATAGAATTCCCAGGGCAGTCCGATGACTTTCCGGTAATTACGGAATCACTGTGCATTGGCTGTGGTATATGCGTGAAAAGATGCCCATTTGATGCCATAAAGATAGTTAGCATACCAGATGAACTGAATAAAAACATAGTGCATCAGTATGGAATAGACTCTTTCAGGCTTTATTCACTGCCTGAGCTGGGAACTGGAAGGGTTAATGCAATTCTAGGGCAGAACGCCCTTGGAAAAACCACAACCATGAATATATTGTCCGGAGTTCTGATACCAAATTTCGGTGATATAGAAAGGAAGGATGACCAGGATTTTGTAATAGATAAATTTTCAAAGAGCATAATGGGCCAATATTTCAGGGACTTATACAGCGGAAAAAAGAAGGCAGTGCTCAAAAACCAGTATGTAGATCTCATTCCCAGAGTTGTGAAAGGCACTGTTCGCGAAATCATGAAAAATAATGATCATGGAAACATGGATATAATAATAGATGAACTTGCAATGTCCAGTTCCCTTGACAGGGATATAAAGGAACTTTCTGGTGGGGAATTGCAGAAACTGGCAGTTGGAATCACGCTGATGAAAGATGCAGATATTTACCTCTTTGATGAGGCTTCCTCATACCTTGACATAAACGAGCGACTGCGCATATCAGAAATAATAAGGGAACTTTCAAAATCTAAAACTGTACTTGTTGTTGAACATGACCTTGCCATTCTGGATAAGATGGCAGACCAGATAAACCTTGTTTATGGAAGCCCGGGGGCATATGGTGTAATTACCAAGGAAAAATCAACGAATAAAGCTATAAATGCTTTCCTTTCCGGGTATATAAGGGAGGAAAATGTGAGGATCAGGCCAGCATCCATTGATTTTACTGTTAAATCAAGCAAAAGAACATCTGTAACAACAAGGGTTACATCATGGACTGCAATGGAAAAACAGTATGGGAATTTTAAGTTGAATATAGGGGAAGGATACATAAACAGGGAGGAAATAATTGGTGTCCTGGGCCAGAATGCACTGGGAAAAACAACCTTTGTTAAAATCCTTTCAGGAGTTATCAAACCCGATTCCGGTTCTGTGGAAAATGAGCTAAGAATAGCATACAAGCCACAGTATATATCCAGTGATTATGATGGCACGGTTTACGAACTCCTCTCCAATGCGTTGAAGGAAAAAATGGAGGACGTCTTCATAAAGAATGAAATCCTTTCGCCGCTTAATATTGAAGAGCTGTATGATAAGGATATGGGAGACCTTTCCGGCGGGGAACTGCAGCGTACGTCCATAGCCCTGACGCTGGCTACAGATGCCGATCTTTACCTTATTGATGAACCATCTGCGCATCTTGACTCTTCGTACAGGATGAGTGTTGCAAGAATAATAAGGAGGGTAATGGAAAACAATAAAAAGAGTGCCATAGTTGTGGATCATGATATTTATCTTATAGATCTCATATCTGATGCACTTATAGTTTTCAAGGGTGATCAGGGGGTATACGGTGAATCTATTGGTCCAATGGGGATGAGGGAAGGAATGAATACATTCCTTAAGGAACTGGGAATTACATTCAGGCGCGATGAAATTACAAAAAGGCCAAGGATCAATAAATTGAACAGTGCACTGGATCGCCAGCAGAAAGCAGAGGGAGAATATTATTATATGAAATAA
- a CDS encoding DUF6015 family protein: MEMVKLRNRTYVKIDELSRAISNGLSLQNRKMGIEESESSAEHIINFFGYSTRVIDNMLEPEDRDVFYTMEDLGILETEREETTLFDGREWRIHYWILNVLRVLELSEMNINTPADHDRQFDIYSEIPDEYWKSN, from the coding sequence ATGGAAATGGTAAAATTAAGAAACAGGACATATGTTAAAATAGATGAACTGTCAAGGGCAATAAGCAATGGATTGAGTCTTCAGAATCGGAAGATGGGTATTGAGGAATCAGAATCCTCAGCAGAGCACATTATTAATTTCTTCGGGTACAGTACAAGGGTTATTGATAATATGCTTGAGCCAGAAGATAGGGATGTTTTTTATACAATGGAAGATCTGGGAATACTTGAAACCGAGAGAGAAGAAACAACACTTTTTGATGGAAGGGAATGGCGTATACATTACTGGATACTGAATGTACTCAGGGTGCTGGAGCTATCCGAGATGAATATAAATACACCAGCGGATCATGATAGACAGTTCGATATATACAGTGAGATACCGGACGAATACTGGAAATCAAATTAA
- a CDS encoding MFS transporter: protein MSSDIDRSMDMAKSSRFHYKVLFISGLGFFTDAYDLFIIGVVILLLPYAGWHSIGVFYEGLLTSTALLAAVIGAVVFGRLLDYSGRKAIYGLELIALIAGALGSAFLTPVNNIFLLIFWRFLLGIGIGGDYATSSTIMTEYSNTMNRGKFVGMVFSMQSFGLIAGPLISMAFLSNAVSPYITWRLLLAIGALPAIIVIYFRRKMPEPPRYTADVRGDYAQAAQNLKNFTGIKSDAKQGKTVKAPWYILFKDRKFLLTLIGTAGAWFLMDWAFYGNSIMSNSILSFLVPASISGIHAIILTNEYSAMIFGIAAFPGYWIAAFTIDRIGRKPVQVAGFAMMAISFATISLVSFLTTYKFLDYFLLIYGISYFFIMFGPNVTTFVYPPEVFPISTRGLGTGISSAGGKTGAFIGTFADTIILSVTGIHFLLGILAIIAFAGMIITILLLPETKRKDLGEISREGEFTSTGK, encoded by the coding sequence ATGAGTTCAGATATAGATAGATCTATGGATATGGCAAAATCGTCCAGATTTCACTATAAGGTATTATTCATTTCAGGGCTTGGTTTTTTCACTGATGCATATGATCTGTTTATTATAGGTGTGGTTATACTTTTGCTTCCATACGCAGGCTGGCACAGCATCGGTGTATTTTATGAGGGGTTATTAACATCCACAGCTCTTCTGGCAGCCGTTATAGGTGCTGTAGTTTTCGGGCGCCTTCTCGACTACTCTGGCAGGAAGGCCATATATGGGCTTGAACTAATTGCCCTGATAGCAGGTGCCCTGGGAAGTGCATTTCTAACTCCTGTTAATAATATATTCTTACTCATATTCTGGAGGTTTCTACTTGGCATAGGTATAGGGGGTGATTATGCAACCAGTTCAACGATAATGACAGAATATTCCAATACAATGAACAGGGGGAAATTTGTTGGTATGGTATTTTCTATGCAGAGTTTCGGGTTGATAGCGGGGCCCCTCATATCCATGGCATTTCTCTCCAATGCGGTATCGCCCTACATAACATGGCGTCTTTTACTGGCCATAGGTGCACTTCCGGCAATTATCGTAATCTATTTCAGGAGAAAAATGCCTGAACCACCCAGATATACAGCAGATGTAAGGGGTGATTATGCCCAGGCAGCTCAGAATTTGAAAAATTTTACGGGCATAAAATCTGATGCAAAACAGGGGAAAACTGTAAAGGCCCCCTGGTATATTCTTTTCAAGGACAGAAAATTCCTTTTAACACTTATAGGCACAGCAGGAGCATGGTTTTTAATGGACTGGGCCTTTTATGGGAATTCTATAATGTCCAACAGCATACTTTCCTTTCTTGTTCCCGCATCGATTTCCGGCATACATGCAATTATCCTTACAAATGAATATTCTGCCATGATATTCGGTATTGCAGCTTTTCCAGGATACTGGATTGCGGCATTTACAATAGACAGGATAGGGAGAAAGCCTGTGCAGGTTGCAGGATTTGCAATGATGGCAATTTCATTCGCAACCATATCATTAGTAAGTTTCCTTACTACATATAAATTCCTGGACTATTTTCTATTAATATATGGAATAAGCTATTTCTTCATAATGTTCGGCCCCAATGTGACAACGTTTGTATATCCACCGGAGGTATTTCCCATTTCCACAAGGGGGCTTGGAACTGGCATCTCCTCTGCTGGTGGGAAAACGGGGGCATTTATAGGCACATTTGCCGACACCATCATACTATCTGTAACCGGGATTCACTTTCTCTTGGGGATACTTGCGATTATTGCATTCGCCGGGATGATAATAACAATCCTGTTGCTTCCTGAAACAAAGAGGAAAGATCTGGGAGAAATATCCAGAGAGGGTGAATTTACAAGTACGGGAAAGTGA